The stretch of DNA AAGACATAATGAATGAGAAATGTGAACTCCTTTGAAGAGCTGATAGGGCTTAGAGTCAACTGGGGAGAAAGACAAATGACCAGTGATGGCAGCGTTGCATACTGGGACTGCAATAAGGAATGCTAGATGCTATGATGGTGGCTAACCCAGACCATGTGGCTCAGGGAATGTTTCATggaagaagaaacatttaaacTGAGTCTTTAAAGACAAGTagagggtgggtgcagtggctcacacctgtaatcctaacactttgggaggccgaggcgggcagatcacttgggtcaagagtttaagactagcctggccaacatgatgaaaccctgtctctactaaaaatacaaaaattagccaggcatggtggcacatgcctgtagtcccagctactcaggaggctgaggcaggagaatcgattgaacccaggaggcggaagttgcagtgggccaagatcgtacccctgcactccagcctgggcaacaaagcaagactccatctcaaaaaaaaaaaaaaaaaaaaaaagacagttgggGGGTTCCAGGCCAAAGAAGAAGCCATGTTTGCAGAGATtgggaatttaaagaaaaatcacaaggtTTGGGGAATAGCAATTTGTTTAGTGTCTGCAGCAGACCTCAGCAGGGGAGGGGGCACCCTAAGGCACAGCAGAGCCCGATGAGGCACAAAAGCCACACTCATGACTTGGGCTTCATTCTTGGGTCTGTGGGCAGCCTTTGGAGAGTTCTGGGTAAGGCAGTGACTGAGTCAAGTTTGAGTGTTTTAAGAAAGACCCTTCTGGGGGCTGTGGGGAGAATGGTTTGGAGAGGCGCTACCCCGGGGCTCCAAGACCAGTGGAATGACGTGAAGTCCAGGAATTCTGAAGCATGAAGCCAAGGGCGTGAGCTAAAGCCAGGATGATACACAGTACTGGGTTCAGAGGGAATCCCTCCccagaggccttccctgatctCCCTTATCCTATTGCTGGCACATTTCTCTATGTAATTCTCTTAGGCCTTACCAGTtctaaagacaaggtcttgctctgccacccaggctggagcacagtggtgagattttgactcactgcagatcctccctcctcagcctctcaagtaactgggactacagttgcacaccaccatgcctggctaattttttgatgttttctctaatttttttggtagagatgagggttcactatgttgcccaggctggtcttgaactcctgggcttaagtgatcctcccaccttggcctcctaaagtgttgggattataggcatgagccctgTGCCTGATCCTTACCAGTTCTTATAGTGTATTTTCTTGCATGTTTGATGTCTTTCTCTCCCCTCTAAGAACATAGGCACCTTGAGGGTAGGGACTTCTGCCTTTCCTAGTAGCCACTCATTCTTGTTGACTGACTGAGATTCATGGTACATCGAGCAGGATAAAGTTGCCAGGACCTGGGTGACTGCTTGGCTACAGAGGATGAGGAAGTGGTAGTCAGTGGTGACCACCAATTTGTTCAGcttccctgttttttgttttttgtttttttgagacagagtctcactctgtcacccaggctggagtgcagtggtgccattctcctgcctcagcctcccaagtagctgggactacaggtgcccgccaccaggcccagctaatttttttgtatttttagtagagacggggtttcatcatcttagccaggatggtcttgatctcctgacctcgtgatccgcccgcctcggcctcccaaagtgctgggattacaggcttgagccaccatgcctggacttttttttcttttttttttgagttggagtctcgcactgtcacccaggctggagcacagtggcgcaatcttggctcactacaacctccacctcccaggttcagttgattctcctgcctcagcctcccaagtagctgggattacaggcacctgccaccacacctggctaatttttttgtattttcagtagagacggtttcactattgttggccaggcttgtttcgaacttctgacctcaggtgatccacccacctcagcctcccaaagtgctgggattatatgcatgagccaccatgtctggccactTGTTACCTCTTGAACTTcatcttcagtttcttcctctttccttcactTCAGTCACGCTGGCCTCTTGTTCTTTGACCCTGACTAGTACACTGTGGCCTCAGGGTTTTTGCACCTTCTGTTCCCACTGCCTAGAACACTTGGCCACGAGTCACTCCCACACCTCCTTCAAGTTGTAGCTAGAATGTCACCTCAGTGAGGCTTATATTGACCTTTATCTCTTTGCAATTCTAACCTACCCCAAGCACTCTGTCCTGTTCTGTGTTTTCCTGTAGTGCTTGATACTGCGCATATAATACCGAATTTTCTTATCTGTTCTTCCCTTAGAATGGGGCAGgggttttctctgttttattcccTGCTGTATTctcagttcctggcacagaacaGGTGACTGATAAATACTTATGGACTGAGTGGACATTTTAGGACAATCCTCATCAGCTGTGTGGCAGATGGACCACAGCAGGCAAGGGCGGAAATGTGGAGAGAAATCAGAAGGTCactgggaccagcctgggcaacgtagggagagCCCCCTGttctacaaagaaacaaaaaaaatcagccagagtggcacatgcctgtagtcctggctactcagaggctgaggtagaaggattgcatgagacctggaggctgaggctgcagtgagccatgatcgtgccactgcactccagcctgggcaacagagttaagaCCCTATATCCGGAaacgaaacaaaagaaaaaaaggttgctCAGCTGGTCTAGAAGACACCTAATGAGGGCTTGAGTTGGTCAGAGGGGAGGCTGGATGCTGGGCACATTTTGGAAGCAAGCGACAGCATCAGCAGATGGGGCAAGTCCACTTGTGTCACAAAAGCAGACTCCTTGGAAGCAATGGTGGGTTGTTTTCTTCTCCCCTCGTCTCTTTCAGGGTCTGATTTGTCTCTTCCTTAAAAAAGTGTGTGTCCTGTGGGTCTTTCTTTCCACGCTGAATCTTCTCAGGCTTTTCTGGAAGTAAGCAGTCCAACTAAGTATTGGGGGCATCCTCTCTTCTGTCCTGGTACAGATTGCCTTTTTCTTGGAGAAAGAAAACGAGCCCCCTGGCAGGGAGCTTACTAAAGAGGACCTTTTCAAGACACACAGCatccctgccacccccacccccactcctgtGCCCAACCCTGATGCCGAGTCCAGCTCCACGGAAGGAGAGCTGGACGCCAGAGACTTGGAAATGTCTAAGAAAGTCAGGCGTTCCTACAGCCGGCTGGAGACCCTGggctctgcctccacctccaccccaggcCGCCGGTCCTGCTTTGGCTTCGAGGGGCTGCTGGGGGCAGAAGACTTGTCCGGAGTCTCACCAGTGGTGTGCTCCAAATTCACTGAGGTCCCCAGAGTCTGTGCAAAGCCCTGGGCCCCAGACATGACTCTCCCTGGAATCTCCCCACCACCCGAGAAACAGAAACGTAAGAAGAAGAAGATGCCAGAGATCTTGGTGAGTGAGAGGCAGGGGTTTTTCTCTGCCGTGTGCTCCGGCAGACATGCAGGGCTGGGGCTCTGGCTCTTTTGGGGGATAGGCAGCACCTGCAGGGTGTGGGTGAGATGCTCCAGCCACCACGTTCCCTTCTCACTCACCTGCTCCCCATTTCTCTTCCCTCAGAAAACGGAGCTGGATGAGTGGGCGGCAGCCATGAACGCGGAGTTTGAAGCTGCTGAGCAGTTTGATCTCCTGGTTGAATGAGATGCAGGGGGGGTGCACCTGGCCAGACTCTCCCTCCTGTCCTGTACATAGCCCCCTCCCTGTGGAGGGGACACTTAGGGTCCCCTCCCCTGGTCTTGTTACCTGTGTGTGTGCTGGTGCTGCACATGAAGCCTGTCTGCCTTTGAGGGCTTGGGCAGCAGTGGCAGCCATCTTGGTTTTAGGAAATGGGGCCGCCTGGCCCAGCCACTCACTGGTGTCCTGTCTCTCGTCGTCCTGTCCTTCCTATCTCTCCAAAGTACCACAGCCAGTTTCCAGATGGGCCGCAGACTGGGGAGGAGAATCACTGGCCCAGCCAGAAGTTAAAGGGCTGAGGGTTGAGGTGAGGGGCACCCTCTGCTCTTGCTGGGAAGGGTGGCTCCTTGGAAATAGGCCCAGGGgttctgccagcctcggcctttCCATCCTGAGTTGCCTTCTGTTGGTGGCTTTCTTCCTGAACCCATCTGCATAAAGAGGTTTTCGGTTCCGTGGGTTTTCCTTCCAATTCTGTAAATAGTCCCAGAGAGAATTCGTGGGCTGAGGGCAATTCTATCTTGGAGGAAGAAGCTGGACATTCAGCCTGTGGAGTTTTGAAGGATGTGGGGAGCCTTAGTTGGGTCTCAGACCATAAGTGTGTACTACACAGAAGCTGTGTTTTCTAGTTCTGGTCTGCTGTTGAGATGTTTGGTAAATGCCAGGTTGATAGGGCACTGGCTGCTTGGAGCAAAGGGGCCACCAGGTGCTGTGGGTTTCTGTGGCTCACGGCCTCTGGGCTGGTGCCTTGCGCAGGGCCCACGCTGGAGTCTTACCactctgctgcaggggtggaaggTAGCCCCTCTTGTCACCCACACCCATTTCTTACAAAATGAGTTACACAGAGTCTACTTGGCCCTAGAAGAAAAAGTTGAAGAATCCCAGTCTTACTAGCATTTTGCTAGTAAGTCCTCGGAAACTCCTCGTGTACTAGACAGAGGCGAGGGCTGACAGCAATTTTAGTTTTTGGCCTCCCTATCCTCTCACATGAGAACACTGCCTGGATGCATCTCATGATCTCTGGAGAATTTCcccatctttctcttctttgaataCTGAGGATTCAATAGTGTGGATTTGAAGGCTGCCCTGCCCCGACTCTGCCGCTGCACCCCAGTCCATTGTACCTTTTGATGTTTATAAGTTCATGGAAGTAGACGCTGAGGTGTGCAGAGGAGCTGGTGGATAACAGAGAATGCCAGTGAAGATGAGTGCTGGGTCAGGGTACTTGGAAGAAACGTTGCAGGCCAGGCGGGCCCTAATAAAACCCTCTGCCAGGCCTGGGAGTCCCAGGCCATCTGCTCAATGCTCTGTGCTTTGTCAGACCTGCAAGCAAGCCCCCTTGCCGGGGAAGCCTAGGTGTCCTTGAGCTGAACCGCACTGAAGAACTCTTGTCCTCACTGGCTGATGTGGCAGAACTCTTGGGAAATGTCTCAGTCCTGCAGAATCAGGGGTCACCAGATGATGCAGAGTTGAGATCATCACTGCAAACTTCTCTGTTCCTGAGGAACTAAATTTCAGGAGAAAAATAGGATTTTGTTTTATAGTTGGAAAAAAATCCTGATTAAAGATTTTCTGCCTGTTCCTGGACTATGTTTCTTTTATTGAGTCAAAGGCAGAGCTGAGGGTAAGGCCAGGCCTCCTGTGGGCTGCATCACTGGGGTTGTCCCTTTGTCCAGGCGCTCCCAGCCCCGCTTACCCCCATTCATCCCATGGTAGATCACTGTCctgccccactttttttttttttttcttcttgaggcggagtctcactctgtcgcctaggctggagtccagtggcatgatctcagctcactgcgacctccacctcccggattcaagcgtttctcctgcctcagcctcccaagtagctggggttacaggcgcccgccaccaagcccggctaatttttatatttttattagagatggggtttcaccatgttggccaggctggtctcgaactctgacctcaagtgatctgccctccttggcctcccaaagtgctgggattggcgtgagccaccgcgcctggcctgttctgCCCTTTGTCTTGTTTATTTCTGTCCAGTCCCTAATCCGCTCCTCTTCCAGGAGGAAGAAAGTCGGGTCTGGGTTGAGGGTGCTAAGAGCTCCCCCAGTGCCCACAGGAGATGCCTGGGAAGTAAACATCCTCCCAAGTCCAGCCCTCGTTCCCCATTCCCTTTCAGCCTCCTTTGAAGGAGGCTGAGTTGCTCACTCCATGGTCCAGACTGGACACTGTGTAGCAGCAGGTGCTGTGGGACCCCTGGGGAGCTGTTCAAAGATGCTGATGCCTGGAAATTCTCCCACTTGGCCTTAGGTAAGGCTAGGACCCTACATGCAGGTGGCACAGACCAGCCTCCCATCCCATCCTCCACACTCGTACTTGCCTC from Piliocolobus tephrosceles isolate RC106 chromosome 13, ASM277652v3, whole genome shotgun sequence encodes:
- the CDCA5 gene encoding sororin — translated: MSGRRTRSGGAAQRSGPRALSPAKPLRRSQRKSGSELPSILPEIWPKTPSAAAIRKPIVLKKIVAHAAEVPAVQSPRRSSRIAFFLEKENEPPGRELTKEDLFKTHSIPATPTPTPVPNPDAESSSTEGELDARDLEMSKKVRRSYSRLETLGSASTSTPGRRSCFGFEGLLGAEDLSGVSPVVCSKFTEVPRVCAKPWAPDMTLPGISPPPEKQKRKKKKMPEILKTELDEWAAAMNAEFEAAEQFDLLVE